One Coccinella septempunctata chromosome X, icCocSept1.1, whole genome shotgun sequence genomic window carries:
- the LOC123322291 gene encoding uncharacterized protein LOC123322291, with product MNGLQLMAQEENSDVIAITEHWKSKDELPVYKIIGYKLVSSFCRSRGRHGGCAIYIREELKFTERSDYNLISIPNVIECSSAQIHSNNHKILIICVYRPNSQPLADVDLFLEKLKTLLEKCTLERAPFILVGDFNLDILSGSHDSVGFISLLESFNLEPLIRQPTRPSSGTCLDNVITPLVGQAKVIEHHICDHSALKFTSNLNFTTDRRIKSVKRRIINDESTDIFLQELSLLSWDDIFVNSSDPNHLWNIFHSRFFQTFDRCFPKVTIHPSTSRNNFKLTPELINMKKHLDLLYILSFSRSELKDTYKSVKKHYDSLLSRARRDHFSYFIRNSENKSKASWKVINSLTKTCQHGFVRNRSIETATYELINEVLVSLESGEVPMGLFLDLTKAFDCVEHERLLEILDDCGIRDNQLKLIDSYLTSRKQIVVMEVDGELVKSDIRENKMGVPQGSIPGPILFIIYINKLPKAKVSAKYSMRMFADDTNYLLKSSDIVSAVVDSNNVLKSVGDWFQDHNLILNIDKTQCIFFYTEKSKLNYPSSVNIANSNVVVKHSVVFLGLVLDRHLKWGPHTEQLRCRLNSICYMLFMLRDQIDFDLMKIIYYSNFQSIMSYGIIFWGNSSHVGNLFIVQKRALRTMLNLGFRESCRGLFKSNNILTIYGLYIYRLLIFFRNHSRYFELLSF from the exons ATGAACGGCCTACAGCTAATGGCTCAAGAGGAAAACTCAGACGTAATAGCTATTACAGAACACTGGAAGTCCAAGGATGAACTTCCTGTCTACAAGATAATCGGATACAAGTTAGTTTCAAGTTTCTGCCGTTCAAGAGGGAGACATGGTGGATGTGCAATCTACATCAGagaagaactgaaattcactgaAAGGTCGGACTACAATCTTATTAGTATACCAAATGTCATTGAGTGTTCTTCAGCTCAAATTCATTCAAATAATCATAAAATACTGATTATATGTGTTTATAGGCCTAATTCCCAACCTTTGGCAGATGTGGATCTGTTCTTAGAGAAACTTAAGACTCTTCTAGAGAAATGTACACTTGAGAGAGCTCCTTTCATTTTGGTGGGAGATTTCAACCTGGACATCCTGTCAGGATCTCATGACAGTGTTGGGTTTATATCACTCCTGGAGAGTTTCAACTTGGAACCCTTGATTCGTCAGCCCACACGACCCTCATCGGGAACCTGTCTGGATAATGTTATAACCCCCCTGGTGGGGCAAGCTAAGGTGATCGAACATCATATATGTGACCATTCCGCCCTGAAATTCACTTCCAACCTCAATTTCACTACTGATCGCAGAATAAAGTCGGTCAAGAGGAGAATAATAAATGATGAGTCCACCGATATCTTCCTCCAAGAGCTGTCTCTGTTGAGTTGGGATGACATCTTTGTAAATTCATCTGACCCTAACCATCTTTGGAATATATTCCATAGCCGATTTTTTCAGACATTTGATAGATGTTTTCCTAAGGTAACCATTCATCCTTCAACATCCAGGAATAACTTCAAGCTAACACCTGAACTAATAAACATGAAAAAACATCTCGACTTATTATACATACTTTCTTTCTCTAGATCTGAATTGAAAGACACGTATAAGTCAGTGAAGAAACATTATGATAGTCTCCTGTCGAGGGCGAGGAGGGACCACTTCAGTTACTTCATAAGAAACTCTGAAAACAAGTCAAAAGCCTCCTGGAAGgtgataaattctcttacaaaaA CTTGTCAGCATGGATTTGTGAGAAACAGAAGCATTGAAACTGCTACTTATGAGCTTATTAATGAAGTCTTAGTTTCCCTTGAGAGTGGTGAGGTGCCTATGGGACTATTCTTAGATTTAACAAAGGCCTTCGATTGTGTGGAGCATGAAAGACTGCTGGAGATCCTTGATGACTGTGGAATAAGAGACAATCAATTAAAGTTAATAGATAGCTACCTTACATCTCGCAAACAGATAGTTGTTATGGAGGTTGATGGTGAATTAGTCAAGTCAGACATAAGAGAGAATAAGATGGGCGTTCCTCAGGGAAGTATTCCGGGACCTATTCTTTTTATCATCTACATCAACAAGTTACCTAAGGCAAAAGTCTCAGCTAAGTATTCTATGAGgatgtttgctgatgacaccaACTATTTGCTAAAATCTTCGGATATAGTGTCAGCTGTTGTGGACTCGAACAATGTTTTGAAGTCTGTGGGTGATTGGTTTCAAGATCACAATCTTATCTTAAATATTGACAAGACACAGTGTATTTTCTTCTACACTGAAAAATCCAAACTGAACTATCCTTCATCAGTGAATATTGCTAATAGCAATGTTGTGGTCAAACATAGTGTTGTATTTTTGGGACTTGTTTTAGATAGACACTTGAAGTGGGGACCTCATACTGAACAACTTAGATGTAGGCTCAACTCCATTTGTTATATGCTCTTTATGTTAAGGGATCAGATTGATTTTGACCTAATGAAGATTATATATTACTCTAATTTCCAGTCAATTATGTCCTATGGGATTATTTTTTGGGGTAACTCTTCCCATGTAGGTAATTTATTCATAGTTCAAAAGAGAGCTTTAAGAACTATGCTCAATCTGGGCTTTAGAGAATCTTGTAGGGGTTTATTCAAAAGTAATAATATTCTTACCATATATGGACTTTACATATATAGATTACTGATTTTCTTCCGCAATCATAGCCGCTATTTTGAGTTACTGAGTTTCTGA